A stretch of the Candidatus Omnitrophota bacterium genome encodes the following:
- a CDS encoding ORF6N domain-containing protein has product MGNLVEQEVVQQKIYFIRGKKVILDRDLAVLYGVETKALIQAVKRNKERFPSDFMYQLTNKEVAILRSQFVTSRWGGTRYSVRAFTEQGVAMMSSVLKSKKAIQVNIAIMRVFVKLREILSIHKELAHKLTELERKLGKHDEEIIMIFQAIKELMTPPEGSPKRKIGFRP; this is encoded by the coding sequence ATGGGCAACTTAGTAGAGCAAGAAGTGGTTCAGCAGAAGATCTATTTTATTAGGGGAAAGAAGGTGATTTTGGATAGGGATTTGGCTGTTTTATACGGGGTTGAAACTAAAGCGTTGATTCAGGCGGTCAAAAGGAACAAAGAAAGGTTTCCAAGCGATTTTATGTATCAGCTTACAAATAAAGAGGTTGCAATCTTGAGGTCACAATTTGTGACCTCAAGATGGGGCGGTACAAGGTATTCTGTGCGTGCTTTTACAGAGCAAGGCGTAGCCATGATGTCGAGTGTCCTAAAGAGCAAGAAGGCCATTCAGGTAAACATTGCCATTATGCGAGTTTTTGTCAAATTAAGGGAGATCCTATCTATCCATAAAGAGTTGGCCCATAAATTAACTGAATTAGAGAGAAAACTTGGTAAGCACGATGAAGAAATAATAATGATTTTTCAGGCAATAAAAGAACTCATGACTCCGCCAGAAGGAAGCCCGAAAAGGAAGATAGGATTTCGCCCTTGA
- a CDS encoding alpha/beta hydrolase, with the protein MRKYLVLLCCCAILSGCAALPIKKGPSYSLDDIYKRLNYKVEAGYRVVNIFYATSREVDYAAKPSPVFKAKMAGETTYGILDIRMDPRVRIGTMLPDQLKKNGIIELETTTRLAPDVFTKELSDAVQTSPHKSLLVLVFGYKDGFEATAMKAAYFAYLLDVNTPVLLFDWPGDQSVSIWGYEKAQSLASASGPYLADVLVKVVREVKPKKLWIEASSLGCQVVCDAFDTLYTHPDFADADIEIDQVILAAPDISRNKFDEKFKNEFTAISKKLTAYVSSDDNALLMSGIIDGEKKLGREKLRVTEPEQLEEARGVLYLKSLDPERFMTIDVTAINNSSFKHGYYLECPEFYDDFYMRIFDTQPNINRHLYLLKYSNGADYWVMQGSK; encoded by the coding sequence ATGCGTAAATACCTGGTCCTGTTATGCTGTTGCGCGATCCTCTCGGGCTGCGCGGCCCTTCCCATCAAAAAGGGCCCGTCCTACTCCCTCGATGACATTTATAAGCGCTTGAACTATAAAGTAGAAGCCGGATACAGGGTCGTTAATATCTTCTACGCGACAAGCCGGGAAGTCGATTATGCCGCAAAACCTTCCCCGGTCTTCAAGGCCAAGATGGCCGGCGAGACGACATATGGCATACTTGATATCAGGATGGACCCGAGGGTAAGGATAGGAACGATGCTGCCGGACCAGCTTAAGAAGAACGGTATAATAGAGTTGGAGACGACAACGAGGCTGGCCCCGGACGTTTTCACGAAAGAGTTGTCCGACGCAGTGCAAACATCTCCGCATAAGTCCCTGCTCGTGCTCGTCTTCGGCTATAAGGACGGATTTGAGGCCACGGCGATGAAGGCCGCCTATTTCGCGTACCTGTTGGATGTCAATACGCCTGTTTTATTGTTCGATTGGCCAGGTGACCAATCGGTCAGCATCTGGGGCTATGAAAAAGCGCAATCCCTGGCCAGCGCCTCCGGGCCGTATCTGGCGGATGTACTGGTGAAGGTCGTCCGCGAGGTCAAACCGAAAAAACTCTGGATAGAGGCGTCGAGCCTCGGCTGCCAGGTGGTCTGCGACGCTTTTGACACGCTCTACACTCATCCCGATTTTGCCGATGCGGATATCGAGATAGACCAGGTCATACTTGCGGCCCCTGACATCAGCCGCAACAAATTCGATGAAAAGTTCAAAAATGAGTTTACGGCCATATCGAAGAAATTGACCGCATACGTCTCATCCGACGATAACGCCTTGCTGATGAGCGGGATAATCGACGGGGAGAAGAAGCTCGGGCGAGAAAAACTGAGGGTGACGGAGCCGGAGCAGCTCGAAGAGGCGAGGGGGGTGCTTTATTTGAAATCCCTCGACCCTGAGCGTTTCATGACGATCGACGTGACCGCGATAAATAACTCGAGTTTCAAGCACGGCTATTACCTGGAATGCCCGGAATTTTATGACGATTTTTATATGCGCATTTTTGACACGCAGCCGAACATTAACAGGCATCTCTACCTTTTGAAATACAGCAACGGCGCGGATTATTGGGTCATGCAGGGCTCGAAATAG
- a CDS encoding SIMPL domain-containing protein, producing MLGMASADAKKRAERIASASGNRVGRIRSADMGVFQITPVNSTEVSDWGSNDTSSLEKKVFAVVHADFAITE from the coding sequence GATGCTCGGCATGGCATCTGCGGATGCCAAGAAACGGGCCGAACGGATCGCCTCGGCGTCCGGCAACAGGGTCGGCAGGATACGCTCGGCGGATATGGGCGTCTTCCAGATAACGCCGGTCAATTCGACCGAGGTCTCGGACTGGGGCAGCAACGATACCTCGTCACTCGAGAAGAAGGTCTTCGCGGTCGTGCATGCGGATTTTGCGATAACGGAGTAA